In the genome of Bradyrhizobium sp. CIAT3101, one region contains:
- a CDS encoding ABC transporter permease, translating to MFAYLVRRLFLMLVTLFGISVVIFFLLRIVPGNIVDILFAAAGYVDPADKANLEKELGIDQPLVVQYWHWISGFLRGDFGYSYVSEKPALQEILPRIPITARLAGLALLFSASIGIPLGVISAVKQGTRLDYALRVVSLSGLSLPSFWLGLLILTAAVAMFGQIPIFNPNPATWLEAFATYAVPAAAVGFRSAALTMRITRSSMLEVLRQDYIRTARAKGASDAAVNYHHALKNAILPVITVIGIEAAFLIGGLIVTETVFNIPGVARFLVEAIRWRDYPIVQNLVMLIAVVVVSANFIVDMLYAVFDPRIRYTD from the coding sequence ATGTTTGCCTATCTGGTACGGCGCCTGTTCCTGATGCTCGTGACCCTGTTCGGGATCTCGGTCGTCATCTTCTTCCTGTTGCGCATCGTGCCCGGCAACATCGTCGACATCCTGTTCGCGGCGGCCGGTTATGTCGATCCCGCCGACAAGGCCAATCTGGAGAAGGAGCTCGGCATCGACCAGCCGCTGGTCGTGCAATACTGGCACTGGATCAGCGGTTTTCTGCGCGGCGACTTCGGCTACTCCTATGTGTCGGAGAAGCCGGCGCTGCAGGAGATTTTGCCGCGGATCCCGATCACGGCGCGGCTTGCCGGCCTCGCGCTGCTGTTCTCGGCTTCGATCGGCATTCCGCTCGGCGTCATCAGCGCCGTCAAGCAGGGGACGCGCCTCGATTACGCGCTGCGTGTGGTGAGCCTGAGCGGATTGTCGTTGCCCTCGTTCTGGCTCGGCCTGCTGATCCTCACCGCGGCCGTGGCGATGTTCGGCCAGATCCCGATCTTCAATCCCAACCCCGCGACGTGGCTCGAGGCGTTCGCGACCTATGCCGTGCCGGCCGCCGCGGTCGGCTTCCGCAGCGCCGCGCTGACCATGCGCATCACGCGCTCCTCGATGCTGGAAGTGTTGCGGCAGGATTATATCCGCACCGCGCGCGCCAAGGGCGCATCTGACGCCGCCGTGAATTATCACCACGCGCTGAAGAACGCGATCCTGCCCGTCATCACCGTGATCGGCATCGAGGCGGCGTTCCTGATCGGCGGCCTGATCGTCACGGAGACCGTGTTCAATATCCCCGGCGTCGCCCGCTTCCTGGTCGAGGCGATTCGCTGGCGGGATTATCCGATCGTGCAGAACCTGGTGATGCTGATCGCGGTGGTGGTGGTCAGCGCGAATTTCATCGTCGACATGCTCTACGCCGTGTTCGATCCACGCATCAGATACACGGATTAG
- a CDS encoding ABC transporter permease, producing MAAIDFDVELRRAGAHATGGWRRVLFLAQRHVLGAAGLVIMTLFVLTAIFADFIARYDPLSVDSAHALMRPSLAHWMGTDSFGRDVFSRIIHGARISLAVGIGSTALGGTIGVIVGLTSGYLSGWVDLVFQRVSDILQALPLLVLALIMTAALGPSLPNVILAIAIPLIPTVSRVTRANTLALREQPFVEAAKSIGMSEVRIALRHVLPNTLAPLIVLATAQLGSTILTEASLSFLGLGIPEPYPSWGRMLSESAAEYVRTAPWLVIFPGIAISLAVFGANLFGDALRDILDPRQRG from the coding sequence TTGGCCGCGATCGACTTCGACGTTGAACTGAGGCGGGCCGGCGCCCATGCGACTGGCGGCTGGCGACGCGTACTGTTCCTGGCGCAGCGGCACGTGCTGGGCGCGGCCGGGCTCGTCATCATGACACTGTTCGTTCTGACGGCGATCTTCGCCGACTTCATCGCGCGCTATGACCCGCTGAGCGTCGATTCCGCCCACGCGCTGATGCGGCCGAGCCTCGCGCACTGGATGGGCACGGATTCCTTCGGCCGCGACGTGTTCAGCCGCATCATCCACGGCGCGCGGATTTCGCTCGCGGTCGGAATCGGCTCGACCGCGCTCGGCGGCACGATCGGCGTGATCGTCGGCCTCACCTCCGGCTATCTCTCCGGCTGGGTCGACCTCGTGTTCCAGCGCGTTTCCGACATCCTGCAGGCGCTGCCGCTGCTGGTGCTGGCCCTGATCATGACGGCGGCACTCGGCCCATCGCTGCCGAACGTCATCCTCGCCATTGCCATTCCCCTGATCCCGACCGTCTCGCGCGTCACCCGCGCCAACACGCTGGCGCTGCGCGAGCAGCCGTTCGTGGAAGCGGCGAAATCGATCGGCATGAGCGAAGTGCGTATCGCGCTGCGTCACGTGCTGCCGAACACGCTGGCGCCGCTGATCGTGCTGGCGACCGCCCAGCTCGGCTCGACCATCCTCACCGAAGCCTCGCTCTCCTTCCTCGGCCTCGGCATTCCCGAACCTTATCCGTCATGGGGCCGCATGCTCTCCGAGTCCGCCGCCGAATATGTCCGCACCGCGCCGTGGCTGGTGATCTTCCCGGGTATCGCGATCAGCCTCGCCGTGTTCGGCGCAAACCTGTTCGGTGACGCCTTGCGCGACATCCTCGATCCCCGGCAGCGCGGCTGA
- a CDS encoding ABC transporter ATP-binding protein, which produces MADTSDLVLDVKNLKTVFFTNSGLFRAVDDVSFTVSRGETLAIVGESGCGKSVTALSLMRLVPDPPGRIVGGTVTLEGTDLLALSEAEMRKVRGNRISMIFQEPMTSLNPVMRIGDQIVEAVRLHRNLSTKEAHNIAVEMLRLVRIPEPARRAREYPHQLSGGMRQRAMIAMALACRPALLIADEPTTALDVTIQAQILALILDLQKELGTGLVLITHDLGVVAQTAQRVIVMYAGRKVEEASVEALFAAPKHPYTRGLMASIPAVPTSGVAAQERLNEIPGTVPSLVRLPKGCAFAPRCKLAVKRCEAEYPPLTDWGGGHLAACWRAAEVAEVA; this is translated from the coding sequence ATGGCTGACACCTCCGATCTCGTGCTCGACGTGAAGAACCTGAAGACGGTGTTCTTCACCAATTCCGGCCTGTTCAGGGCTGTCGACGATGTGTCGTTCACCGTGAGTCGCGGCGAGACATTGGCGATCGTCGGCGAATCTGGCTGCGGCAAGAGCGTCACCGCGCTCTCCCTGATGCGGCTGGTGCCCGACCCGCCGGGTCGCATCGTCGGCGGCACCGTCACGCTCGAAGGCACCGATCTTTTGGCGCTGAGCGAAGCGGAGATGCGCAAGGTCCGCGGTAATCGCATCTCCATGATTTTTCAGGAGCCGATGACCTCGCTCAATCCGGTGATGCGGATCGGCGACCAGATCGTCGAAGCGGTGCGGCTGCATCGGAACCTGTCGACCAAGGAGGCCCACAACATCGCGGTCGAGATGCTGCGGCTGGTGCGCATCCCCGAGCCGGCGCGGCGCGCGCGCGAATATCCGCACCAGCTCTCCGGCGGCATGCGCCAGCGGGCAATGATCGCGATGGCGCTGGCGTGCCGGCCGGCGCTGTTGATCGCTGACGAGCCGACCACCGCGCTCGATGTCACCATCCAGGCGCAGATCCTGGCGTTGATCCTCGATCTCCAGAAAGAGCTCGGCACCGGCCTCGTGCTGATCACGCATGACCTCGGCGTCGTTGCCCAAACCGCGCAGCGCGTGATCGTGATGTATGCAGGCCGGAAGGTCGAGGAGGCCAGCGTCGAGGCGCTGTTCGCCGCGCCAAAACATCCCTACACGCGCGGGCTGATGGCTTCGATCCCGGCCGTGCCCACGTCCGGCGTCGCGGCGCAGGAGCGGCTGAACGAAATTCCCGGCACCGTGCCATCGCTGGTGCGGCTGCCGAAGGGCTGCGCTTTCGCGCCGCGCTGCAAGCTCGCAGTGAAGCGCTGCGAAGCCGAATATCCGCCGCTGACCGATTGGGGCGGCGGCCATCTCGCCGCCTGCTGGCGCGCGGCCGAAGTGGCGGAGGTGGCATGA
- a CDS encoding dipeptide ABC transporter ATP-binding protein has protein sequence MTERLLEVTDLKKHYPVRAGVLRRQVGTVHSVDGVSFSLGAGETLGLVGESGCGKSTVARSVLRLVEPTSGQIRLDGEDITHLSKTALRRHRRSMQIVFQDPFASLNPRMTAGDIVGEPIAVHGLATGKALEARVAKLFEQVGLRPDQMRNFPHQFSGGQRQRICIARALALEPRLIVCDEPVSALDVSIQAQVINLLIDLQKQHGFSYLFIAHDLAVVAHISHRVAVMYLGRIVEIAGKDELFRNPRHPYTQALLASVPIANPLAKKLAPLVDGDVPSPVNPPPGCAFHTRCRFAVARCKTERPVLMDAGDGHQVACLLNEGTGRSP, from the coding sequence ATGACCGAGCGACTTCTCGAAGTCACCGACCTCAAGAAGCATTATCCGGTGCGCGCCGGCGTGCTGCGCCGACAGGTCGGCACCGTGCACTCGGTCGACGGCGTCTCGTTTTCGCTCGGCGCGGGCGAAACGCTGGGCCTCGTCGGCGAATCCGGCTGCGGCAAATCAACCGTGGCGCGCAGCGTGCTGCGGCTGGTCGAACCGACCTCGGGCCAGATCCGCCTGGACGGCGAGGACATCACGCATTTGTCCAAGACGGCGCTGCGTCGGCATCGCCGTTCGATGCAGATCGTATTTCAGGACCCGTTCGCCTCGCTCAACCCGCGCATGACGGCGGGCGATATCGTCGGCGAGCCGATCGCGGTCCACGGTCTCGCGACAGGCAAGGCACTCGAAGCGCGCGTCGCGAAGCTGTTCGAGCAGGTGGGCCTCCGGCCCGACCAGATGCGCAACTTCCCGCATCAATTTTCGGGCGGACAGCGGCAGCGCATCTGCATCGCACGGGCGCTGGCGCTGGAGCCGCGCCTGATCGTCTGCGACGAGCCCGTGTCCGCGCTCGACGTCTCGATCCAGGCGCAGGTGATCAACCTGCTGATCGATTTGCAGAAGCAGCACGGCTTCTCCTATCTCTTCATCGCGCACGACCTCGCCGTGGTCGCTCATATCAGCCACCGCGTGGCCGTGATGTATCTCGGCCGCATCGTCGAGATCGCCGGCAAGGACGAACTGTTCCGCAACCCGCGCCATCCCTACACGCAGGCCCTGCTCGCCTCGGTGCCGATCGCCAACCCGCTGGCAAAAAAGCTCGCCCCGCTGGTCGACGGCGACGTGCCGAGCCCGGTCAATCCCCCGCCCGGCTGCGCGTTTCACACGCGCTGCCGGTTTGCGGTGGCGCGCTGCAAGACGGAGCGGCCGGTGCTGATGGACGCAGGCGACGGGCATCAGGTGGCGTGCCTGCTCAACGAGGGGACGGGACGGAGTCCGTAG
- a CDS encoding acetyl-CoA carboxylase biotin carboxylase subunit — protein MRNGSVQHRPFFKVLVANRGEIALRVMRSARQLGLGVVAVYSDADRDALHVKQADQAVRIGEALPAQSYLNIPAIIGAAKASGADAVHPGYGFLAENEDFAQACKDAGLVFIGPSPQAIEAMGNKAGAKEIMKKAGVPCVPGYQGVDQGDEVMLAEARKIGFPVMIKAVAGGGGRGMRLVTDAASFGDALRSARSEAKAAFGDPTVILERAIQNPRHIEIQVFGDSHGNAIHLGERDCSVQRRHQKLIEEAPSPAVTAELRAKMGEVAVAAVKALRYEGAGTLEFLLDASGEFYFMEMNTRLQVEHPVTEAITGLDLVELQLRLARGEPLPVKQQDIKFSGHAIEVRLCSEDATQDFMPQSGRMARWQVPDGIRVEHALQSGSEIPPFYDSMIAKVISHGATREEARGRLIVGLEHLTAFGVTTNQAFLMSCLRHPGFARGEATTAFIGAHRDELLAPRVDAAFDTALAGVLLYVTNPRAPAWRSGRSLSATFPLPAKLEIAGHTHELEITRERDGSYTVIAGGRQDKFEIDQLDSGSIRFRHDGVTDSAKFLRDGDRLYVQHRGVPLAVTDLTLAAPKAAASNGGDGKVRAAMNGRVVAVLVKPGDRVTAGQPVITLEAMKMEHVHKAGIDGVVAAIDVAEGEQVTTGRIVAEIGAG, from the coding sequence ATGAGGAACGGATCAGTGCAGCACCGGCCGTTCTTCAAGGTCCTGGTCGCAAATCGCGGCGAGATCGCGCTGCGTGTGATGCGCAGCGCGCGGCAGCTTGGGCTTGGCGTCGTCGCGGTCTATTCGGATGCCGATCGCGATGCGCTCCACGTGAAGCAGGCCGATCAGGCGGTGCGGATCGGCGAAGCCCTGCCGGCGCAATCCTATCTCAACATCCCCGCGATCATTGGCGCAGCGAAAGCTAGCGGCGCGGATGCCGTGCACCCCGGCTACGGCTTCCTCGCCGAGAACGAAGACTTTGCACAAGCCTGCAAGGATGCTGGTCTCGTCTTCATCGGCCCGTCGCCGCAGGCGATCGAGGCGATGGGCAACAAGGCCGGCGCCAAGGAGATCATGAAGAAGGCCGGCGTGCCCTGTGTGCCCGGCTATCAGGGCGTCGACCAAGGCGACGAGGTCATGCTCGCGGAAGCCAGGAAGATCGGGTTTCCCGTCATGATCAAGGCCGTCGCGGGTGGTGGTGGGCGCGGCATGCGGCTCGTGACCGACGCTGCGTCGTTCGGCGATGCCCTGCGCAGCGCACGGTCGGAGGCGAAGGCGGCGTTCGGCGATCCCACCGTGATTCTCGAACGCGCAATTCAAAATCCCCGCCATATCGAGATCCAGGTGTTCGGCGACAGCCACGGCAACGCCATCCATCTCGGCGAGCGCGACTGTTCGGTGCAGCGCCGGCACCAGAAGCTGATCGAGGAGGCGCCGTCGCCGGCGGTGACGGCCGAACTGCGTGCGAAAATGGGCGAGGTCGCCGTCGCAGCCGTGAAGGCATTGCGCTACGAGGGCGCCGGCACACTGGAGTTTTTGCTCGATGCCAGCGGCGAGTTCTACTTCATGGAGATGAACACGCGTCTTCAGGTCGAGCATCCCGTGACCGAGGCGATCACCGGGCTCGATCTTGTCGAGTTGCAACTGCGCCTCGCGCGCGGCGAGCCGCTGCCGGTGAAGCAGCAGGACATCAAATTCTCCGGTCACGCCATCGAGGTGCGGCTCTGCTCGGAAGACGCCACGCAGGATTTCATGCCGCAGTCCGGCCGCATGGCGCGCTGGCAGGTGCCTGATGGCATTCGTGTCGAGCATGCGCTGCAATCGGGCTCGGAGATCCCGCCGTTCTACGATTCCATGATCGCCAAGGTGATCAGCCATGGCGCGACACGTGAGGAGGCAAGGGGGCGGCTGATCGTCGGACTTGAGCACCTCACGGCGTTCGGCGTGACCACCAACCAGGCGTTCCTGATGTCGTGCCTGCGCCATCCCGGCTTTGCCAGGGGCGAGGCGACGACGGCGTTCATCGGCGCGCATCGCGACGAGCTGTTGGCGCCGCGCGTGGACGCTGCCTTCGACACGGCATTGGCGGGCGTGCTGCTCTACGTCACCAATCCGCGCGCGCCGGCGTGGCGTAGTGGCCGGAGCTTGTCGGCGACGTTCCCGCTACCTGCCAAGCTCGAAATCGCGGGCCATACGCATGAACTGGAAATCACCCGCGAGCGCGATGGCAGCTACACCGTCATCGCCGGCGGTCGCCAGGACAAATTCGAGATCGATCAGCTCGATTCCGGCTCGATCCGCTTCCGCCATGACGGCGTGACGGACAGCGCAAAATTCCTCCGCGATGGCGACCGGCTCTACGTCCAGCACCGCGGCGTCCCGCTTGCGGTGACCGATCTCACGCTCGCTGCACCGAAAGCCGCAGCAAGCAATGGCGGCGACGGCAAAGTCCGCGCCGCGATGAACGGCCGCGTCGTCGCCGTTCTCGTCAAGCCGGGTGACCGCGTCACCGCCGGCCAACCGGTGATCACGCTGGAAGCGATGAAGATGGAGCACGTCCACAAGGCCGGCATCGACGGCGTGGTCGCCGCGATCGATGTCGCCGAGGGTGAGCAGGTGACGACGGGACGGATCGTGGCGGAGATCGGGGCGGGGTAG
- a CDS encoding acyl-CoA carboxylase subunit beta, producing MSILENTISPGSAAYHANRDGMLGLIDRMRGLEERTRAASAAAKDRFHKRGQLLPRERVALVLDPGAPFIELSTLAGYMFDVPDASKSVPGGGVIAGIGFVSGIRCMVSANDAGIDAGALQPYGLDKTLRVQELALENKLPYVQLVESAGANLLRYRVEDFVRGGNIFRNLARLSAAGLPVVTVTHGSSTAGGAYQTGLSDYIVMVRGRTRAFLAGPPLLKAATGEIATEEELGGAEMHTQISGLGDYLAEDDRDALRIAREIMAALEWERPGRVASEFKPPRYDQDELLGIMPMDHKRPVDMKQVIARIVDDSDFTEMAPNYGPATVCGHARVEGKAIGIITNNGPLDPAGANKATHFIQACCQTRTPILYLNNTTGYMVGKAYEEAGMIKHGSKMIQAVTSATVPQITIYCGASFGAGNYGMCGRGFHPRFCFSWPNAKTAVMGGEQAAETMAIVTEAAAARRGKPVEKEKLDAMKAQIIGVFDGQMDVFSTSARVLDDGVIDPRDTRAVLSEVLAICREGDARSPQRMQFSVARP from the coding sequence ATGTCCATTCTCGAAAACACCATCTCCCCCGGCAGCGCCGCCTACCATGCCAACCGCGACGGCATGCTCGGCCTGATCGACCGCATGCGTGGGCTGGAAGAGCGCACGCGCGCGGCGTCGGCTGCGGCCAAGGATCGCTTCCACAAGCGCGGCCAGCTGCTGCCGCGCGAGCGCGTTGCGCTGGTGCTCGATCCCGGCGCGCCCTTCATCGAGCTGTCGACGCTCGCCGGCTACATGTTCGACGTGCCGGATGCGAGCAAGAGCGTGCCGGGCGGCGGCGTCATCGCCGGCATCGGTTTCGTCTCGGGCATTCGCTGTATGGTCAGCGCCAACGATGCCGGCATCGATGCCGGTGCGCTGCAGCCCTATGGCCTCGACAAGACGCTACGGGTGCAGGAGCTCGCGCTGGAGAACAAGCTGCCTTACGTGCAGCTCGTCGAAAGCGCCGGTGCAAATCTGCTGCGTTACCGTGTCGAGGACTTTGTTCGCGGCGGTAACATCTTTCGCAATCTTGCGCGGCTCTCGGCCGCCGGCTTGCCGGTCGTCACTGTCACGCACGGCTCGTCCACCGCGGGGGGCGCTTACCAGACCGGCCTGTCCGACTACATCGTCATGGTCCGCGGCCGCACCCGTGCCTTCCTCGCCGGGCCGCCGTTGCTGAAGGCCGCGACCGGCGAGATCGCCACGGAGGAGGAGCTCGGCGGCGCCGAGATGCACACGCAAATCTCCGGTCTCGGCGACTATCTCGCCGAGGACGACCGCGACGCGCTGCGCATCGCGCGCGAGATCATGGCGGCGCTGGAATGGGAGCGGCCGGGCCGGGTGGCGTCGGAATTCAAGCCGCCACGCTACGACCAGGACGAATTGCTCGGCATCATGCCGATGGACCACAAGCGCCCGGTCGATATGAAGCAGGTGATCGCGCGCATCGTTGATGACTCAGATTTCACCGAGATGGCGCCGAATTACGGCCCGGCCACCGTCTGCGGCCATGCGCGTGTCGAAGGCAAGGCGATCGGTATCATCACCAACAACGGTCCGCTCGATCCCGCCGGCGCCAACAAGGCGACGCACTTCATCCAGGCCTGCTGCCAGACCCGCACGCCGATCCTGTATCTCAACAACACCACCGGCTACATGGTCGGAAAAGCCTATGAAGAAGCCGGCATGATCAAGCACGGCTCCAAGATGATCCAGGCGGTGACCTCGGCGACGGTGCCGCAGATCACCATCTATTGCGGCGCCTCGTTCGGCGCCGGCAATTACGGCATGTGCGGGCGCGGCTTCCATCCGCGCTTCTGTTTCTCATGGCCCAATGCCAAGACCGCCGTGATGGGCGGCGAGCAGGCCGCCGAGACCATGGCGATCGTGACCGAGGCCGCCGCAGCGCGCCGCGGCAAGCCGGTGGAGAAGGAGAAGCTCGATGCCATGAAGGCGCAGATCATCGGCGTGTTCGACGGCCAGATGGACGTGTTCTCGACCAGCGCGCGCGTGCTCGACGACGGCGTGATCGATCCGCGCGATACGCGCGCGGTTCTTTCCGAGGTGCTGGCGATCTGCCGCGAAGGCGATGCGCGGTCACCGCAGCGCATGCAATTCTCGGTGGCCCGGCCATGA
- a CDS encoding 3-keto-5-aminohexanoate cleavage protein — MSDKAVITCALNGVLTDPKQHNVPVTPEQMAREAKAAFDAGASIMHIHLRRQAPGKGHLPSWEVAVSKEIQQAIREACPGVIINHTSGVSGPNYSGALDCIRETRPEIAACNAGSLNYLKVKADNTWAWPPMMFDNAVEKVKDYLDVMNAVGTIPEFECFDVGIVRCVGMYHQVGMYKGPLEYNFVMGVASGMPSDPELLPILIKLKRPEAQFQVTAIGREEIWPLHQRCAELGGHLRTGLEDAFYLADGKKVTSNGQLIEAIAACARRAGRDIASPAEARKIFGTNR, encoded by the coding sequence ATGAGCGACAAGGCCGTCATCACCTGCGCGCTGAACGGCGTGCTCACCGACCCGAAGCAGCACAACGTGCCCGTGACGCCCGAGCAGATGGCGCGCGAGGCCAAGGCGGCGTTCGATGCGGGCGCGTCCATCATGCACATCCATCTGCGACGGCAGGCGCCGGGCAAGGGGCATCTGCCGTCCTGGGAGGTCGCTGTCAGCAAGGAGATCCAGCAGGCGATCCGCGAAGCCTGCCCCGGCGTCATCATCAATCACACCTCGGGCGTGTCTGGCCCCAACTACAGCGGCGCGCTCGATTGCATCCGCGAGACCAGGCCGGAGATCGCCGCCTGCAACGCAGGCTCGCTGAATTACCTGAAGGTGAAGGCTGACAATACCTGGGCCTGGCCGCCGATGATGTTCGACAACGCGGTCGAGAAGGTGAAAGACTATCTCGACGTCATGAACGCGGTCGGCACCATCCCCGAGTTCGAATGCTTTGACGTCGGCATCGTCCGCTGCGTCGGCATGTACCACCAGGTCGGCATGTACAAGGGTCCGCTCGAATATAATTTCGTCATGGGTGTCGCATCGGGGATGCCGTCGGACCCGGAGCTGCTGCCGATCCTGATCAAGCTGAAGCGGCCGGAAGCGCAATTTCAGGTCACCGCGATCGGTCGCGAGGAGATCTGGCCGCTGCACCAGCGCTGCGCCGAGCTTGGCGGTCACTTACGCACCGGTCTGGAGGACGCGTTCTATCTCGCCGACGGCAAGAAGGTGACGTCGAACGGCCAACTGATCGAGGCCATCGCCGCCTGCGCCCGTCGCGCCGGCCGCGACATCGCCAGCCCCGCCGAGGCGCGGAAGATCTTTGGGACGAACAGGTAG
- a CDS encoding AraC family transcriptional regulator, which yields MEDKGRESDHLMLITPERVFYAGLLGRPRKRTPGCCHVYVAVKGSLHLTIDDVLATAELFVTLPNQRHSIASDYRTAISVTLEPESMPDGVIEALAQRLMGPDRAVYARKILAAYALLRQRRYGDISTAEFDEMCFGEALPRRVLDPRVTRAVARIERFSGEPVTADTCAAEAGLSASRFLHLFKEETGISFRSFRAWKRARHLLHFANQDLNLAHLAQDIGYPDSTHFSHSIRRFYGLKPRAIFVGSRDLAIYRSSETVRLAEAS from the coding sequence ATGGAAGACAAGGGTCGCGAATCCGACCATCTGATGCTGATCACGCCGGAGCGGGTGTTTTATGCCGGCTTGCTCGGCAGGCCCCGCAAGCGGACCCCAGGTTGCTGCCACGTCTATGTCGCCGTGAAAGGCAGCCTGCATCTGACCATCGACGACGTTCTCGCCACTGCCGAACTGTTCGTCACCCTGCCGAACCAGCGGCACTCCATCGCCAGCGACTACCGCACTGCAATCAGCGTGACGCTCGAGCCCGAAAGCATGCCGGACGGCGTGATCGAGGCCTTGGCCCAGCGACTGATGGGACCGGACCGTGCGGTCTATGCCCGAAAAATCCTCGCCGCCTACGCGCTGCTGCGCCAGCGCCGTTATGGCGACATCAGCACCGCCGAATTCGACGAGATGTGCTTTGGCGAGGCGCTGCCGCGCCGTGTGCTCGACCCGCGCGTCACGCGCGCCGTCGCCCGCATCGAGCGCTTCTCGGGTGAACCGGTAACCGCCGACACCTGCGCGGCCGAAGCTGGTCTTTCAGCCTCCCGCTTCCTGCATCTGTTCAAGGAAGAGACCGGCATCTCGTTCCGCTCCTTCCGGGCCTGGAAGCGTGCGCGGCATCTGCTGCACTTCGCCAACCAGGATCTCAACCTCGCTCATCTCGCGCAGGATATCGGCTATCCCGATAGCACCCATTTCAGCCATTCGATCCGCCGCTTCTACGGATTGAAGCCACGCGCGATCTTCGTCGGCTCGCGCGACCTCGCGATCTATCGCAGCAGCGAGACGGTGCGGCTCGCGGAGGCGAGTTGA
- a CDS encoding glutathione S-transferase family protein gives MITLYHCDAARSFRPLWMLEEMGLPYELKMLPFPPRVFAKEYLALNPLGTIPFMVDGETKMTESSGICHYLGVKYGPTPLMLRSEDPAYGAFLNWMYFSDATLTFPQTLVLRYTQLEPEERRNPQVATDYAKWFLGRLRAVESATANAETLCAGRFTAADIVIGYALRLAESIGLAKDFGPNVAAYWARLQQRDGFKRAVAAEQKAGTEQNVAPRVRA, from the coding sequence ATGATCACGCTCTATCATTGCGACGCCGCGCGCTCGTTTCGTCCACTCTGGATGCTGGAGGAGATGGGACTGCCGTATGAGCTGAAGATGCTGCCGTTCCCGCCGCGGGTCTTCGCCAAGGAATATCTTGCGCTCAATCCGCTCGGCACGATTCCCTTTATGGTCGATGGCGAGACGAAGATGACGGAGTCCTCCGGCATCTGCCACTATCTCGGTGTCAAATACGGTCCGACGCCGCTGATGCTGCGCTCCGAGGATCCCGCCTACGGCGCCTTCCTGAACTGGATGTATTTCAGCGACGCCACGTTAACCTTCCCGCAAACGCTGGTGCTTCGTTACACCCAGCTCGAACCGGAGGAGCGCCGCAATCCGCAGGTCGCCACCGACTACGCCAAATGGTTCCTGGGTCGGCTGCGCGCCGTGGAGTCGGCGACAGCGAATGCCGAGACCTTGTGCGCGGGACGCTTCACCGCCGCTGACATTGTCATCGGTTACGCGCTCCGGCTTGCCGAGAGTATCGGGCTTGCCAAGGATTTCGGGCCGAATGTCGCAGCCTATTGGGCGCGCCTGCAGCAGCGCGACGGCTTCAAGCGCGCGGTTGCGGCGGAGCAGAAGGCCGGCACTGAACAGAATGTTGCGCCGCGCGTGCGGGCGTAA